The proteins below come from a single Isoptericola dokdonensis DS-3 genomic window:
- the sucC gene encoding ADP-forming succinate--CoA ligase subunit beta — protein sequence MDLFEYQARDIFEKHGVPVLGGVVATTPEEARAGAEKLGGGTVVVKAQVKTGGRGKAGGVKLAHSPAEAQEKAEEILGMDIKGHTVHRVMIAQGAKIAEEFYFSVLLDRSNRNYLAMCSVEGGMEIEQLAVERPEALAKVAVDPIVGIDEAKAAEIVETAGFAPELQAPVADVIRKLWTVFTAEDATLVEVNPLVRTEDGAIVALDGKVTLDENASEVRHPDHAELEDAESADPLEAKAKANGLNYVKLDGEVGIIGNGAGLVMSTLDVVAYAGEAHGGVKPANFLDIGGGANAKVMANGLDVILNDPQVKSVFVNVFGGITACDEVAKGIVGALEILGDEATKPLVVRLDGNNVALGRQILADANHPLVTLAETMDGGADKAAELANA from the coding sequence GTGGACCTGTTCGAATACCAGGCTCGCGACATCTTCGAGAAGCACGGCGTCCCCGTGCTCGGCGGCGTCGTCGCGACGACGCCCGAAGAGGCTCGCGCAGGCGCAGAGAAGCTCGGCGGCGGCACAGTCGTCGTCAAGGCCCAGGTCAAGACCGGTGGCCGCGGCAAGGCCGGTGGTGTCAAGCTCGCGCACTCGCCCGCCGAGGCGCAGGAGAAGGCCGAGGAGATCCTCGGCATGGACATCAAGGGCCACACCGTCCACCGCGTGATGATCGCCCAGGGCGCCAAGATCGCCGAGGAGTTCTACTTCTCGGTGCTGCTGGACCGCTCGAACCGCAACTACCTGGCCATGTGCTCGGTCGAGGGCGGCATGGAGATCGAGCAGTTGGCCGTCGAGCGTCCCGAGGCCCTCGCCAAGGTCGCCGTCGACCCCATCGTCGGGATCGACGAGGCCAAGGCCGCCGAGATCGTCGAGACCGCCGGGTTCGCCCCGGAGCTCCAGGCGCCCGTCGCCGACGTCATCCGCAAGCTGTGGACCGTGTTCACCGCCGAGGACGCCACCCTCGTCGAGGTGAACCCGCTGGTCCGCACCGAGGACGGCGCGATCGTCGCCCTCGACGGCAAGGTCACCCTCGACGAGAACGCCTCCGAGGTCCGCCACCCGGACCACGCCGAGCTCGAGGACGCCGAGTCCGCCGACCCGCTCGAGGCGAAGGCCAAGGCGAACGGCCTCAACTACGTCAAGCTCGACGGCGAGGTCGGCATCATCGGCAACGGCGCGGGCCTGGTCATGTCGACCCTCGACGTGGTCGCCTACGCCGGCGAGGCGCACGGCGGCGTGAAGCCCGCCAACTTCCTCGACATCGGCGGCGGCGCGAACGCCAAGGTCATGGCGAACGGTCTCGACGTCATCCTCAACGACCCGCAGGTCAAGAGCGTGTTCGTCAACGTCTTCGGCGGCATCACCGCGTGCGACGAGGTCGCCAAGGGCATCGTCGGCGCGCTGGAGATCCTCGGCGACGAGGCCACCAAGCCGCTCGTCGTCCGCCTCGACGGGAACAACGTCGCGCTCGGCCGCCAGATCCTGGCCGACGCGAACCACCCCCTCGTGACCCTGGCCGAGACCATGGACGGCGGCGCCGACAAGGCGGCCGAGCTGGCCAACGCCTGA
- a CDS encoding SulP family inorganic anion transporter — protein MSEESRAALPDPAPRPVPVAPPEATSTGSFKAAFSSVTTLRTEVLAGLVVALALIPEAIAFSIIAGVDPRLGLFAAFTMAVTISFVGGRPAMISAATGAVALVVAPVVQQHGVEYLVATVILAGVLQVVLGLIGVAKLMRFIPRSVMVGFVNALAILVFTSQLPHLFGDKVTDGNRWMIYGLVVVGLAVMVLLPRWTKVVPAPLVAIVLLTAATVTAAINVPTVGDEGALPESLPSLLFPDVPLNLETLQIIAPFALAMALVGIIESLLTAKLVDDITDTHSNKTRETWGQGVANVVTGFFGGMGGCAMIGQTMINVKASGARTRLSTFLAGVFLLALVVGLGDVVAIIPMAALVAVMIMVSVGTFDWHSVRPGTLRRMPKSETAVMLATVVVTVVTHNLAYGVIVGVVVAAVLFLQRVAHLTTVTRLDADDADDERVYAVSGDLFFASSNDLVYQFDYTGDPHRVVVDMSDTHVWDASTVAALDAVQHKYAARGKKVEFRGLNPDSSARLERLAGRLGGAH, from the coding sequence GTGTCGGAAGAATCCCGCGCCGCCCTGCCCGACCCCGCCCCGCGGCCCGTCCCGGTGGCGCCCCCCGAGGCCACGTCCACGGGGTCGTTCAAGGCCGCGTTCAGCTCGGTCACGACCCTGCGCACCGAGGTCCTGGCGGGCCTCGTCGTCGCGCTGGCCCTCATCCCCGAAGCCATCGCGTTCTCGATCATCGCCGGGGTCGACCCGCGGCTCGGACTGTTCGCCGCGTTCACGATGGCGGTGACGATCTCGTTCGTCGGCGGACGCCCGGCGATGATCTCCGCCGCCACCGGCGCCGTCGCCCTGGTCGTCGCCCCGGTCGTCCAGCAGCACGGGGTCGAGTACCTCGTCGCCACCGTGATCCTGGCGGGCGTGCTCCAGGTCGTCCTCGGCCTGATCGGCGTCGCCAAGCTCATGCGGTTCATCCCGCGCTCGGTGATGGTCGGGTTCGTCAACGCGCTGGCGATCCTCGTCTTCACCTCCCAGCTCCCGCACCTGTTCGGCGACAAGGTCACCGACGGCAACCGCTGGATGATCTACGGCCTGGTCGTCGTCGGCCTGGCCGTCATGGTGCTGCTGCCGCGCTGGACCAAGGTCGTCCCGGCCCCGCTGGTGGCGATCGTGCTGCTCACCGCTGCGACCGTCACTGCGGCGATCAACGTCCCGACCGTCGGGGACGAGGGCGCGCTGCCCGAGTCCCTGCCGTCGCTGCTGTTCCCGGACGTGCCGCTGAACCTCGAGACCCTGCAGATCATCGCCCCGTTCGCGCTGGCGATGGCGCTGGTCGGGATCATCGAGTCGCTGCTCACGGCCAAGCTCGTGGACGACATCACCGACACGCACTCGAACAAGACCCGCGAGACCTGGGGCCAGGGCGTCGCGAACGTGGTCACGGGGTTCTTCGGCGGCATGGGCGGCTGCGCCATGATCGGCCAGACCATGATCAACGTGAAGGCCTCCGGTGCGCGCACCCGGCTGTCGACGTTCCTCGCCGGTGTCTTCCTGCTCGCCCTGGTGGTCGGGCTGGGTGATGTGGTCGCGATCATCCCCATGGCGGCACTGGTCGCGGTCATGATCATGGTGTCCGTCGGCACGTTCGACTGGCACTCCGTCCGGCCCGGCACCCTCCGGCGCATGCCGAAGTCCGAGACCGCGGTGATGCTCGCGACCGTCGTGGTCACCGTCGTCACCCACAACCTGGCGTACGGCGTCATCGTGGGTGTGGTCGTCGCCGCGGTGCTGTTCCTGCAGCGCGTCGCCCACCTCACCACCGTGACGCGGCTGGACGCGGACGACGCCGACGACGAGCGTGTCTACGCCGTCTCCGGCGATCTGTTCTTCGCCTCCTCCAACGACCTCGTCTACCAGTTCGACTACACCGGCGACCCGCACCGGGTGGTCGTCGACATGTCCGACACGCACGTGTGGGACGCCTCCACCGTGGCGGCGCTCGACGCCGTCCAGCACAAGTACGCCGCGCGCGGCAAGAAGGTGGAGTTCCGCGGGCTGAACCCGGACAGCTCCGCCCGCCTCGAGCGGCTCGCCGGCCGCCTGGGCGGCGCGCACTGA
- the sucD gene encoding succinate--CoA ligase subunit alpha — protein sequence MSIYLNSDSKIIVQGITGGMGAKHTALMLDSGAQIVGGVNARKAGTTVEHKDHEGNDVTLPVFGTVAEAMAATGANVSVLFVPPAFTKDAAIEAIDAEMPLIVVITEGVPVQDTAEVWAYLQGKNTRMIGPNCPGIITPGESLAGITPHTITGKGPVGLVSKSGTLTYQMMYELKDFGFSTAIGIGGDPIVGTTHIDALEAFENDPETKAIVMIGEIGGDAEERAAAYIAEHVTKPVVGYVAGFTAPEGKTMGHAGAIVSGSAGTAQAKKEALEAVGVKVGKTPSETAALMREILQAL from the coding sequence ATGTCGATCTACCTGAACTCCGACTCGAAGATCATCGTCCAGGGCATCACCGGCGGGATGGGTGCGAAGCACACCGCCCTCATGCTCGACTCGGGCGCCCAGATCGTGGGCGGCGTGAACGCCCGCAAGGCCGGCACCACCGTCGAGCACAAGGACCACGAGGGCAACGACGTCACCCTCCCGGTCTTCGGCACCGTGGCCGAGGCCATGGCCGCCACGGGCGCGAACGTGTCCGTGCTGTTCGTGCCGCCGGCCTTCACGAAGGACGCCGCCATCGAGGCGATCGACGCCGAGATGCCGCTCATCGTCGTCATCACCGAGGGTGTGCCCGTCCAGGACACGGCCGAGGTCTGGGCCTACCTGCAGGGCAAGAACACCCGGATGATCGGGCCGAACTGCCCCGGCATCATCACGCCGGGCGAGTCGCTCGCCGGCATCACGCCGCACACCATCACCGGCAAGGGCCCCGTGGGCCTGGTGTCGAAGTCGGGCACCCTGACCTACCAGATGATGTACGAGCTGAAGGACTTCGGCTTCTCCACCGCCATCGGCATCGGCGGCGACCCGATCGTCGGCACGACCCACATCGACGCGCTCGAGGCGTTCGAGAACGACCCCGAGACCAAGGCGATCGTCATGATCGGCGAGATCGGCGGCGACGCCGAGGAGCGTGCGGCGGCCTACATCGCCGAGCACGTCACCAAGCCGGTCGTGGGCTACGTCGCGGGCTTCACCGCCCCCGAGGGCAAGACGATGGGCCACGCCGGTGCGATCGTGTCCGGCTCGGCCGGCACCGCGCAGGCGAAGAAGGAGGCCCTCGAGGCCGTCGGCGTGAAGGTCGGCAAGACGCCGTCCGAGACCGCCGCGCTCATGCGGGAGATCCTCCAGGCGCTCTGA
- a CDS encoding response regulator, protein MTGHRVLVVDDDAGLARALAINLRAHGWDVTVAGTGAAALDAAAGARPDVVVLDLGLPDMSGLDVLAGIRGWSSVPVVVLSARQLGEDKVDALDAGADDYVTKPFAMNELLARLRAAVRRAAPADTAGPGDPVVEAGRLRIDLARRVVERDGVEVRLTPTEWSLLEVLVRHRGRMVGRQQLLHDVWGPGYDHETNYLRVYTAQLRRKLEDDPSAPRHLLTHPGAGYRFEA, encoded by the coding sequence GTGACCGGGCACCGCGTGCTCGTCGTGGACGACGACGCCGGGCTCGCCCGCGCGCTCGCCATCAACCTGCGCGCGCACGGCTGGGACGTCACCGTCGCCGGGACCGGCGCGGCCGCCCTCGACGCCGCCGCCGGCGCCCGCCCCGACGTCGTCGTGCTCGACCTCGGCCTGCCCGACATGTCGGGGCTCGACGTGCTCGCCGGCATCCGCGGCTGGAGCAGCGTGCCCGTGGTCGTGCTGTCGGCGCGCCAGCTCGGGGAGGACAAGGTCGACGCGCTCGACGCCGGCGCCGACGACTACGTGACCAAGCCGTTCGCCATGAACGAGCTGCTCGCCCGGCTGCGGGCCGCCGTGCGCCGGGCCGCGCCCGCCGACACGGCCGGTCCGGGCGACCCCGTCGTCGAGGCCGGCCGTCTGCGCATCGACCTCGCGCGCCGCGTCGTCGAGCGGGACGGCGTCGAGGTGCGGCTCACGCCCACCGAGTGGTCGCTGCTGGAGGTGCTGGTGCGCCACCGCGGCCGCATGGTCGGCCGCCAGCAGCTCCTGCACGACGTCTGGGGGCCGGGCTACGACCACGAGACCAACTACCTGCGCGTCTACACCGCCCAGCTGCGCCGCAAGCTCGAGGACGACCCCTCCGCGCCCCGGCACCTGCTCACCCATCCCGGGGCCGGGTACCGGTTCGAGGCCTGA
- a CDS encoding Clp protease N-terminal domain-containing protein: MFERFTRDAREAVVGAQQVARETRSATIDTRHLLVSLVDGGGPVPDMLRSAGLRPDDVSARARRSLTSGEPLDADALAAVGVDLAEVRRQTDQVFGAGALDRAGRRPSRRGGHVPFARDAKKALELALREAVRLHDKGIGTRHLLLGLLRADSPGGRVLETALHDAGTDVPALRAAVERPDAA, encoded by the coding sequence ATGTTCGAGAGGTTCACGCGCGACGCCCGGGAGGCCGTCGTCGGCGCCCAGCAGGTGGCCCGCGAGACGAGGTCCGCCACGATCGACACCCGGCACCTGCTGGTGTCGCTCGTCGACGGCGGCGGGCCGGTCCCCGACATGCTGCGGTCCGCCGGACTACGGCCCGACGACGTCTCCGCCCGCGCGCGACGGTCCCTCACGTCGGGCGAACCGCTCGACGCGGACGCGCTCGCCGCCGTCGGCGTCGACCTCGCCGAGGTGCGTCGGCAGACCGACCAGGTCTTCGGTGCCGGGGCGCTGGACCGGGCGGGACGCCGCCCTTCCCGGCGCGGCGGGCACGTGCCGTTCGCGAGGGACGCGAAGAAGGCGCTGGAGCTCGCGCTGCGCGAGGCGGTCCGCCTCCACGACAAGGGCATCGGGACCCGGCACCTGCTCCTCGGCCTGCTGCGTGCCGACAGCCCCGGCGGCCGCGTCCTGGAGACCGCCCTGCACGACGCGGGGACCGACGTGCCCGCCCTGCGCGCCGCCGTCGAGCGCCCCGACGCCGCCTGA
- a CDS encoding MerR family transcriptional regulator, with protein MDERSTGTATGTTMHIGAVAERTGLSLRTLRHYDDVGLLRPSGRTDGGFRLYTERDVDRLLVVRRMKPLGFTLEEMRELLDLVDRVDGDGSRDDDARARLAEYVTRAEERRADLARKVDMADEFIDLLHARTR; from the coding sequence ATGGACGAGCGCAGCACCGGGACCGCCACCGGCACCACCATGCACATCGGCGCGGTCGCCGAGCGCACCGGGCTGTCGCTGCGCACCCTGCGGCACTACGACGACGTCGGCCTCCTGCGACCGTCCGGCCGAACCGACGGCGGCTTCCGCCTCTACACCGAGCGCGACGTCGATCGCCTGCTGGTCGTCCGGCGCATGAAGCCCCTCGGCTTCACCCTGGAGGAGATGCGCGAGCTGCTCGACCTGGTCGACCGGGTCGACGGCGACGGCAGCCGGGACGACGACGCCCGCGCCCGGCTCGCCGAGTACGTCACCCGGGCCGAGGAACGCCGTGCCGACCTCGCCCGCAAGGTCGACATGGCCGACGAGTTCATCGACCTGCTGCACGCCCGCACACGCTGA
- a CDS encoding DUF4118 domain-containing protein, whose amino-acid sequence MTAQPSAGRRRGRLTVYLGAAPGVGKTFAMLDEAERRRTRGTDVVVGLVETHGRAGTAAKLGDLEVVPRRAVDHRGATLTELDVDAVLARAPEVVLVDELAHTNAPGSAHPKRWQDVHVLLDAGIDVVTTVNVQHLASLTDDVEAITGARQRETVPDQVVRDADQIQLVDLSPQQLRRRLAHGNVYRPEQIDASLGRYFREGNLTALRELALLWLADRVDDALTRYRADHDIAGTWPARERVVVAVTGGDESETLLRRAARIVQRAAGSELLAVHVLPTDGLPAAPPAAIAAQRALVEALDGTFHTVVGEDVPSAVVDFARGVNATMIVVGVSRHSRWRQALLGSSSAEIARLSGAIDVHLVTHEHARRGARRAARPSSLSARRRAVGWAVALLAPVTLTLGLLALGSADDSLSTELLLFLAGVVAVALVGGRRPSVAAAVASFLCLNWFFTEPTGRLTIAEPENALALVVFVLVAVAVASVVDLAARRSEQAYRARAEASTLAALSRSVLSGEDTALAVVERLATTFGLEEVRLEHRADERAAWDVVASTRRGPGTGSRDVTEVRVDDTRRLVLVGRPLPAGDRQVLEAFGSQTAIVLEHRRLREQAAAATELEHAEATRTALLAAVSHDLRTPLTAIRTAVDGLAAPDVDLDPEDTDALTATIQESTGRLERLIDNLLDLSRLQTGSVRPVLRATSLEEVVPLAVEPWLADVVLDVPEDLPLVRTDGGLLERTVANLVSNAVRHSPAGVRVAASATGTEVEVRVVDTGPGVPDDRKGSMFQPFQRLDDTGTGLGLGLAVADGLARAVGATVTAEDTPGGGLTMLVTVPRADAPEGRP is encoded by the coding sequence ATGACCGCACAGCCGTCCGCGGGGCGGCGCCGGGGGAGGCTCACCGTCTACCTCGGCGCCGCACCCGGCGTGGGCAAGACCTTCGCCATGCTCGACGAGGCCGAGCGTCGTCGGACCCGCGGCACCGACGTCGTCGTCGGGCTCGTCGAGACCCACGGCCGCGCCGGGACGGCCGCCAAGCTGGGGGACCTGGAGGTCGTGCCCCGCCGCGCGGTCGACCATCGCGGCGCCACCCTCACCGAGCTCGACGTCGACGCGGTCCTCGCCCGCGCGCCCGAGGTGGTGCTCGTCGACGAGCTCGCGCACACCAACGCCCCCGGCTCCGCGCACCCCAAGCGCTGGCAGGACGTGCACGTCCTCCTCGACGCCGGGATCGACGTGGTCACCACCGTCAACGTCCAGCACCTCGCGTCGCTCACGGACGACGTCGAGGCCATCACCGGGGCGCGCCAGCGCGAGACCGTGCCCGACCAGGTCGTGCGCGACGCCGACCAGATCCAGCTCGTCGACCTGTCCCCGCAGCAGCTGCGCCGTCGGCTCGCGCACGGCAACGTGTACCGGCCCGAGCAGATCGACGCCTCCCTCGGCCGGTACTTCCGCGAGGGCAACCTCACGGCGCTGCGCGAGCTCGCGCTGCTGTGGCTCGCCGACCGCGTCGACGACGCCCTCACCCGCTACCGGGCCGACCACGACATCGCCGGCACCTGGCCCGCGCGGGAGCGTGTCGTCGTCGCCGTCACCGGCGGGGACGAGTCCGAGACCCTGCTGCGCCGTGCCGCGCGCATCGTGCAGCGGGCCGCCGGGTCCGAGCTGCTCGCCGTCCACGTGCTCCCCACCGACGGTCTGCCGGCGGCACCGCCCGCCGCGATCGCCGCCCAGCGCGCGCTGGTCGAGGCGCTCGACGGCACCTTCCACACGGTCGTGGGGGAGGACGTCCCCTCCGCGGTCGTCGACTTCGCCCGCGGCGTCAACGCGACCATGATCGTCGTCGGCGTCTCCCGGCACTCCCGCTGGCGGCAGGCGCTGCTCGGGTCGTCCAGCGCCGAGATCGCCCGGCTGTCCGGCGCGATCGACGTGCACCTCGTCACCCACGAGCACGCCCGGCGCGGCGCCCGCCGCGCCGCGCGTCCGTCGTCGCTGTCGGCCCGGCGGCGCGCCGTGGGCTGGGCGGTCGCGCTGCTGGCGCCGGTCACGCTCACCCTCGGGCTCCTCGCCCTCGGCTCCGCCGACGACTCCCTGTCCACCGAGCTGCTGCTGTTCCTCGCCGGGGTGGTCGCCGTCGCGCTCGTCGGCGGGCGCCGGCCCTCCGTCGCCGCCGCCGTCGCCTCGTTCCTCTGCCTGAACTGGTTCTTCACCGAGCCGACCGGCCGGCTGACGATCGCCGAGCCCGAGAACGCGCTGGCGCTGGTCGTGTTCGTGCTGGTCGCCGTGGCCGTCGCCTCGGTCGTGGACCTCGCCGCCCGGCGCAGCGAGCAGGCCTACCGTGCCCGGGCGGAGGCGTCGACGCTCGCCGCGCTGTCACGCTCCGTGCTGTCGGGGGAGGACACCGCCCTCGCCGTCGTGGAACGGCTCGCGACGACCTTCGGCCTGGAGGAGGTGCGGCTGGAGCACCGCGCCGACGAGCGGGCCGCCTGGGACGTCGTGGCCTCCACCCGGCGGGGCCCCGGCACGGGGTCCCGGGACGTCACGGAGGTGCGCGTCGACGACACCCGCCGGCTCGTCCTCGTCGGGCGGCCCCTGCCCGCCGGTGACCGGCAGGTGCTGGAGGCGTTCGGCAGCCAGACGGCGATCGTCCTGGAGCATCGGCGGCTGCGCGAGCAGGCGGCCGCCGCCACCGAGCTCGAGCACGCCGAGGCCACCCGCACCGCGCTGCTCGCCGCCGTCTCCCACGACCTGCGCACCCCGCTGACCGCGATCCGCACCGCTGTCGACGGGCTCGCCGCACCCGACGTCGACCTCGACCCGGAAGACACCGACGCCCTGACGGCCACCATCCAGGAGTCCACCGGGCGGCTCGAACGGCTCATCGACAACCTGCTCGACCTGTCGCGCCTCCAGACAGGGTCGGTGCGACCCGTGCTGCGGGCCACGTCGCTGGAGGAGGTCGTGCCGCTCGCCGTCGAACCCTGGCTCGCCGACGTCGTCCTGGACGTCCCCGAGGACCTCCCGCTCGTGCGCACCGACGGCGGGCTCCTCGAGCGGACCGTCGCGAACCTCGTGTCGAACGCCGTGCGACACTCGCCGGCAGGCGTCCGGGTCGCGGCGTCCGCCACCGGCACGGAGGTCGAGGTGCGCGTCGTCGACACCGGGCCCGGGGTGCCCGACGACCGGAAGGGGAGCATGTTCCAGCCGTTCCAGCGGCTCGACGACACGGGGACTGGCCTGGGTCTCGGGCTCGCCGTCGCCGACGGGCTCGCCCGCGCCGTCGGCGCCACCGTCACCGCGGAGGACACCCCCGGCGGCGGACTCACCATGCTCGTCACCGTGCCCCGCGCCGACGCCCCGGAGGGACGTCCGTGA
- a CDS encoding ArsR/SmtB family transcription factor, producing the protein MDETFLVQTPEALKAVAHPVRQRILLRLAVLGHARAADLAQDIGEPANSVSFHLRTLARAGMVVEAPEHARDRRDRVWRNVARSYQVDPTTPGAADQALGPVQVWLQELVALVGSGTRPDHDGRHRTVVVNNLPLTAAEAEEFSTELVALQERWSDRVFTSARQEPGTPREIYQLLLALAPRHGDAGGPTAG; encoded by the coding sequence GTGGACGAGACCTTCCTGGTGCAGACCCCCGAGGCCCTCAAGGCCGTCGCCCATCCGGTGCGCCAGCGCATCCTGCTGCGGCTCGCCGTCCTGGGCCACGCCCGCGCCGCCGACCTCGCCCAGGACATCGGCGAGCCCGCGAACTCGGTGAGCTTCCACCTGCGCACGCTCGCGCGGGCCGGGATGGTCGTCGAGGCGCCGGAGCACGCGCGCGACCGCCGCGACCGCGTCTGGCGCAACGTCGCGCGCAGCTACCAGGTGGACCCCACCACACCCGGCGCGGCCGACCAGGCGCTCGGGCCCGTCCAGGTCTGGCTCCAGGAGCTCGTCGCCCTCGTCGGCTCGGGCACGCGCCCGGACCACGACGGTCGGCACCGCACCGTCGTCGTCAACAACCTGCCCCTCACCGCCGCCGAGGCCGAGGAGTTCTCCACCGAGCTCGTCGCCCTCCAGGAGCGCTGGAGCGACCGTGTGTTCACCAGCGCCCGGCAGGAGCCGGGGACGCCGCGCGAGATCTACCAGCTCCTCCTGGCGCTGGCTCCGCGCCACGGCGACGCCGGGGGGCCGACCGCCGGCTGA
- the purN gene encoding phosphoribosylglycinamide formyltransferase, producing MQTPSGHPVAPAPGARLVVLASGGGSNLAALLAAHEDPAYGARVVGVVSDRPGAGALDLAREAGVASVVVAPADFADRDAWNEGVAEAVAVFRPDWVVLAGFMRILAPSFLARFPARVINTHPALLPSFPGAHGVRDALAYGVRQTGCTVHVVDDGVDTGPIVAQTAVPVLDGDDESSLHERIKVAERALLVETVGRVARDGLVVEGRRTRIG from the coding sequence GTGCAGACTCCGTCCGGCCACCCCGTCGCCCCCGCCCCCGGCGCCCGCCTCGTCGTCCTCGCCTCGGGCGGCGGCTCCAACCTCGCCGCTCTGCTCGCCGCCCACGAGGACCCCGCCTACGGCGCCCGCGTCGTCGGCGTGGTGTCCGACAGGCCGGGGGCGGGCGCGCTCGACCTGGCCCGCGAGGCCGGGGTGGCGTCCGTCGTGGTCGCCCCCGCCGACTTCGCCGACCGTGACGCGTGGAACGAGGGCGTCGCCGAGGCCGTCGCGGTGTTCCGGCCCGACTGGGTCGTGCTCGCGGGCTTCATGCGCATCCTCGCGCCGTCGTTCCTCGCCCGGTTCCCGGCGCGCGTGATCAACACCCACCCGGCTCTGCTGCCGTCGTTCCCCGGCGCGCACGGCGTCCGGGACGCCCTCGCCTACGGCGTGCGGCAGACCGGGTGCACCGTGCACGTCGTCGACGACGGCGTGGACACCGGCCCGATCGTCGCCCAGACCGCGGTGCCGGTGCTCGACGGCGACGACGAGTCGTCGCTGCACGAGCGCATCAAGGTGGCCGAGCGGGCCCTGCTCGTCGAGACGGTCGGCCGGGTGGCGCGCGACGGGCTCGTCGTCGAGGGTCGCCGCACGCGCATCGGCTGA
- a CDS encoding helix-turn-helix domain-containing protein: MTEQTIATAAGDDPAAGMRAVRALRDLADRLEVLQVERARGLGWSWQEIADALGVSRQAVHKKHSRRP, from the coding sequence ATGACGGAGCAGACGATCGCCACCGCCGCCGGGGACGACCCCGCCGCAGGGATGCGCGCCGTCCGCGCGCTGCGCGACCTCGCCGACCGCCTGGAAGTCCTCCAGGTCGAGCGGGCCCGCGGCCTCGGCTGGTCCTGGCAGGAGATCGCCGACGCCCTCGGCGTCTCCCGGCAGGCGGTCCACAAGAAGCACAGCAGGAGGCCCTGA
- a CDS encoding DUF6350 family protein — translation MSTSRTSPPRLLEQVAAVAPWRARVALASSGVWAAVQAVGLSYAVVALFAVVAVLDAPSTSGSDGGLSAGVGVATGLWLLGHGVPLAAGAATVTVVPLGLTALLVFTAHVAAKRSAAPTLAAWWGGTVLYTGAVVALTVALDLAGTATPDDVVAFVLQIGAAVLGGVVVGGGGLALGMFSAPDGPLLAGITPRLDPWVPDTLRLGLRGGLVGVALLTALSAVLVGVWVVAGRDTVSQIAAGLGGSWLGVVMLVVVQLLLVPNLVLWASAWVAGPGFAVGTGSSFTTAAAQADVLPALPLLGALPGEAWTSSWAAWTPVLVVACGAAAGWFAWRNLEPALVGIRDVAWIVAGTALSAGATTLVLQRLAGGAAGAGRLADVGADPWVTGGLVAAEVGGGAAVVLLVAWGLAARGRPVA, via the coding sequence GTGAGCACCTCCCGCACGTCCCCGCCCCGGCTCCTCGAGCAGGTCGCCGCCGTCGCGCCCTGGCGCGCCCGTGTCGCGCTGGCGTCCTCGGGGGTGTGGGCCGCGGTCCAGGCGGTGGGGCTGTCGTACGCGGTGGTGGCGCTGTTCGCCGTCGTCGCGGTGCTGGACGCCCCGTCGACGTCCGGGTCCGACGGCGGCCTGTCGGCGGGCGTGGGCGTGGCCACCGGTCTGTGGCTGCTCGGGCACGGTGTGCCGCTGGCGGCCGGTGCGGCGACGGTGACCGTGGTGCCGCTGGGCCTGACCGCGCTGCTGGTCTTCACCGCGCACGTCGCGGCGAAGCGGTCGGCGGCACCGACCCTCGCCGCGTGGTGGGGCGGCACGGTGCTCTACACGGGCGCCGTCGTCGCGCTGACCGTGGCCCTGGACCTGGCGGGCACGGCCACCCCGGACGACGTCGTGGCGTTCGTGCTGCAGATCGGCGCGGCCGTGCTGGGCGGCGTGGTGGTCGGCGGCGGCGGGCTCGCGCTCGGCATGTTCTCCGCTCCGGACGGGCCGCTGCTCGCGGGCATCACGCCCCGGCTGGACCCGTGGGTGCCGGACACCCTGCGCCTGGGGCTGCGGGGCGGCCTCGTCGGGGTGGCGCTGCTCACCGCCCTGTCCGCCGTGCTCGTGGGGGTGTGGGTGGTCGCGGGCCGGGACACCGTCTCCCAGATCGCCGCGGGCCTGGGCGGGAGCTGGCTCGGGGTCGTCATGCTCGTGGTGGTGCAGCTGCTGCTCGTGCCCAACCTGGTGCTGTGGGCGTCGGCGTGGGTCGCGGGGCCGGGGTTCGCCGTCGGGACGGGCAGCTCGTTCACGACCGCCGCGGCGCAGGCCGACGTGCTGCCCGCGCTGCCGCTGCTCGGTGCGCTGCCCGGCGAGGCCTGGACCTCGTCGTGGGCCGCATGGACGCCCGTGCTGGTCGTCGCCTGCGGCGCCGCGGCGGGCTGGTTCGCCTGGCGGAACCTCGAGCCGGCGCTCGTCGGGATCCGGGACGTCGCGTGGATCGTCGCGGGGACGGCACTGTCGGCCGGTGCGACGACCCTGGTGCTCCAGCGGCTCGCCGGGGGAGCGGCGGGTGCCGGCCGGCTCGCCGACGTGGGGGCCGACCCGTGGGTGACGGGCGGCCTGGTCGCCGCCGAGGTCGGCGGCGGGGCGGCCGTGGTGCTGCTCGTCGCGTGGGGGCTCGCGGCGCGCGGGCGGCCGGTCGCCTGA